In a genomic window of Wyeomyia smithii strain HCP4-BCI-WySm-NY-G18 chromosome 1, ASM2978416v1, whole genome shotgun sequence:
- the LOC129718353 gene encoding UDP-N-acetylglucosamine transferase subunit ALG13 homolog isoform X2 — protein sequence MKRAAYERVFVTVGTTKFEELIDKVTDPTVVNELRRLGCRKLHLQIGRGKRPIISKSVLGSDIELKFFDLKTSIAEDIQQADLVISHAGAGSCIEVLGAEKPLIVVINDRLMDNHQAELAERLSQEGYLLYCTCSTLSTTLAERNLDQLKKFPPGTPAKFTSYLDAFMGY from the coding sequence atgAAACGAGCTGCTTACGAGAGAGTTTTCGTTACTGTCGGAACGACTAAGTTCGAGGAGCTAATTGATAAAGTGACTGATCCTACAGTAGTTAATGAATTGCGACGATTAGGTTGCCGTAAACTGCACCTCCAGATCGGACGTGGCAAGCGTCCAATCATATCAAAATCAGTTTTGGGTAGTgatattgaattaaaattttttgatctaAAGACCAGCATAGCGGAAGACATTCAGCAAGCAGATCTAGTAATCAGTCATGCAGGTGCCGGCAGCTGTATTGAAGTTCTTGGTGCAGAAAAACCGCTTATTGTGGTAATTAATGATCGATTAATGGACAACCACCAAGCGGAACTTGCAGAACGACTGTCGCAGGAAGGCTATCTGTTATACTGCACATGCTCTACGCTGAGCACAACTTTGGCAGAAAGAAACTTGGATCAGCTTAAGAAATTTCCACCGGGTACTCCCGCAAAATTCACTAGTTATTTGGATGCATTTATGGGTTATTAG
- the LOC129718353 gene encoding UDP-N-acetylglucosamine transferase subunit ALG13 homolog isoform X1 — translation MTAYYLHGLIVYVPRNSTRLGLLRFFVIVFPLVILKTNMKRAAYERVFVTVGTTKFEELIDKVTDPTVVNELRRLGCRKLHLQIGRGKRPIISKSVLGSDIELKFFDLKTSIAEDIQQADLVISHAGAGSCIEVLGAEKPLIVVINDRLMDNHQAELAERLSQEGYLLYCTCSTLSTTLAERNLDQLKKFPPGTPAKFTSYLDAFMGY, via the exons ATGACTGCTTATTACCTTCATGGCCTGATCGTTTATGTTCCACGAAATTCAACTAGATTAGGCTTATTGCGTTTTTTCGTTATTGTTT TTCCCCTagtaattttgaaaacaaatatgAAACGAGCTGCTTACGAGAGAGTTTTCGTTACTGTCGGAACGACTAAGTTCGAGGAGCTAATTGATAAAGTGACTGATCCTACAGTAGTTAATGAATTGCGACGATTAGGTTGCCGTAAACTGCACCTCCAGATCGGACGTGGCAAGCGTCCAATCATATCAAAATCAGTTTTGGGTAGTgatattgaattaaaattttttgatctaAAGACCAGCATAGCGGAAGACATTCAGCAAGCAGATCTAGTAATCAGTCATGCAGGTGCCGGCAGCTGTATTGAAGTTCTTGGTGCAGAAAAACCGCTTATTGTGGTAATTAATGATCGATTAATGGACAACCACCAAGCGGAACTTGCAGAACGACTGTCGCAGGAAGGCTATCTGTTATACTGCACATGCTCTACGCTGAGCACAACTTTGGCAGAAAGAAACTTGGATCAGCTTAAGAAATTTCCACCGGGTACTCCCGCAAAATTCACTAGTTATTTGGATGCATTTATGGGTTATTAG